In one window of Streptomyces sp. FXJ1.172 DNA:
- a CDS encoding RDD family protein: MSSEPPPGSGEQPPEDDPFRKRPPSDQGAGSPYDTPSGGGAQQPPPPGGGEQPPGGGGQQPPPYGGQQPPPYGGQQPPPYGGAQPPPYGGGPYGGGGPYGPDPLAGMPPLADSGRRTLARIVDMILVGIVVWLLTWAFGVREYNVNGDHVEVGKSVGQSLIAAVLYVAYDTFMISKNGQTLGKQWLGMRVANLDNGATPSAQTTLIRSLVLWVPFAFCCACIWTAICGGWSFFDRPYKQGLHDKAAKTVVVSTR; this comes from the coding sequence ATGAGCAGCGAACCGCCCCCCGGCTCCGGAGAGCAGCCCCCCGAGGACGACCCGTTCAGGAAGCGGCCCCCGTCGGACCAGGGCGCGGGCTCGCCGTACGACACCCCGTCAGGCGGCGGCGCCCAGCAGCCCCCGCCACCGGGTGGCGGCGAGCAGCCCCCCGGTGGCGGGGGCCAGCAACCGCCCCCCTACGGAGGTCAGCAGCCACCCCCGTACGGAGGTCAGCAGCCACCCCCTTACGGCGGCGCCCAGCCTCCTCCCTACGGCGGTGGTCCCTACGGCGGTGGGGGTCCCTACGGCCCCGACCCGCTGGCCGGTATGCCCCCGCTGGCCGACAGCGGCAGGCGGACGCTCGCGCGGATCGTCGACATGATCCTCGTCGGCATCGTCGTCTGGCTGCTCACCTGGGCGTTCGGCGTGCGCGAGTACAACGTCAACGGCGATCACGTGGAGGTCGGCAAGTCGGTGGGGCAGTCCCTCATCGCGGCCGTGCTGTACGTCGCCTACGACACCTTCATGATCTCCAAGAACGGGCAGACCCTCGGCAAGCAGTGGCTCGGCATGCGGGTGGCGAACCTGGACAACGGCGCCACCCCCTCGGCGCAGACCACGTTGATCCGCTCGCTGGTGCTGTGGGTGCCGTTCGCCTTCTGCTGTGCCTGCATCTGGACGGCGATCTGCGGCGGCTGGAGCTTCTTCGACAGGCCGTACAAACAGGGCCTGCACGACAAGGCGGCCAAGACGGTGGTGGTCAGCACCCGTTGA
- a CDS encoding immune inhibitor A domain-containing protein — translation MTSRSWTFRAAAVGVTLAAASATFATFAVAEAATRPARPAVTSRHDPAPVKQEAHDLDGPLSKTRKAQRQEALNQLIAGKTKAKDRHGSKVVELKSGKGDGKYVELSREKSDKIFTILVEFGDRTDPKYGGTAGPLHNTIAAPDRAKDNSTAWQKDYGQKHYQDLYFGTGKKTESLKKYYEKQSSGRYSVDGEVSDWVKVPYNEARYGNNACGSTNCPSVWNVVSDGLNAWVARQKAAGRSDDDIKADLARYDQWDRYDHDGDGDFNEPDGYIDHFQIVHAGEDESAGGGAQGKDAIWAHRWYAFGTDAGSTGPADNKLGGAQVGDTGIWVGDYTIQPENGGLGVFAHEYGHDLGLPDEYDTAGGDNSTGFWTLMSAGSWLGTGKESIGNLPGDMNAWDKLQLGWLNYDTAKAGVSSWHKLGYAEYNTKYRQALVVSLPDKAVTTEIVTPAQGSTQWWSGSGDNLKNTLTRSLDLTGTSSATLSLDGWYDIENGYDYLYTEVSTDGGANWTALDGTVDGRAIPRDGSGKPALTGTADGYGKLSYPLDAYAGKKIGLRFRYQTDGGVSQKGFAADEITVTADGGPLFSDNAESADAGWTASGFSRVGASFTKDYKQYYLAENRQYVSYDRTLKSGPYNFGYQNTGRPDWVEHYPYQNGLLIWKWDTSQADNNTNADAHPGTGLILPVDAHPKALRWSDGTLLRNRMQAYDSTFTLEPTDAITLHRSGVATRIKSQKGVPVFNDHTSTYYDPANPTGGVKVTDTNTKIKIIKQAGNGSTIELEVGHAVK, via the coding sequence GTGACCAGCAGATCCTGGACGTTCAGAGCGGCCGCGGTCGGCGTGACGCTGGCGGCGGCCTCCGCCACGTTCGCCACCTTCGCCGTCGCCGAGGCCGCCACCCGGCCGGCCCGTCCCGCCGTCACCAGCCGGCACGACCCGGCACCGGTGAAGCAGGAGGCGCACGACCTCGACGGCCCGCTCAGCAAGACGCGGAAGGCCCAGCGCCAGGAGGCGCTGAACCAGCTGATCGCGGGCAAGACCAAGGCGAAGGACCGGCATGGCTCCAAGGTCGTCGAACTCAAGAGCGGGAAGGGTGACGGCAAGTACGTCGAGCTGAGCCGCGAGAAGAGCGACAAGATCTTCACGATCCTGGTGGAGTTCGGGGACAGGACCGACCCCAAGTACGGCGGCACCGCGGGCCCGCTGCACAACACGATCGCCGCGCCGGACCGCGCCAAGGACAACTCGACGGCCTGGCAGAAGGACTACGGCCAGAAGCACTACCAGGACCTCTACTTCGGCACCGGCAAGAAGACCGAGTCGCTGAAGAAGTACTACGAGAAGCAGTCCTCGGGCCGCTACTCGGTCGACGGCGAGGTCTCCGACTGGGTCAAGGTCCCCTACAACGAGGCCCGTTACGGCAACAACGCCTGCGGCTCCACCAACTGCCCGAGCGTGTGGAACGTGGTCAGCGACGGCCTGAACGCCTGGGTCGCCCGGCAGAAGGCGGCCGGCAGGTCCGACGACGACATCAAGGCGGACCTCGCCCGGTACGACCAGTGGGACCGCTACGACCACGACGGCGACGGCGACTTCAACGAGCCCGACGGCTACATCGACCACTTCCAGATCGTGCACGCCGGTGAGGACGAGTCCGCGGGCGGCGGCGCGCAGGGCAAGGACGCGATCTGGGCCCACCGCTGGTACGCCTTCGGCACCGACGCGGGCAGCACGGGCCCCGCGGACAACAAGCTGGGCGGCGCCCAGGTCGGCGACACCGGCATCTGGGTCGGCGACTACACCATCCAGCCGGAGAACGGCGGACTCGGCGTCTTCGCCCACGAGTACGGCCACGACCTCGGCCTGCCGGACGAGTACGACACCGCCGGCGGCGACAACTCCACCGGTTTCTGGACCCTGATGTCCGCCGGCTCCTGGCTCGGCACCGGCAAGGAGTCCATCGGCAACCTGCCCGGCGACATGAACGCCTGGGACAAGCTGCAGCTGGGCTGGCTGAACTACGACACCGCCAAGGCGGGCGTCTCCTCCTGGCACAAGCTGGGCTACGCGGAGTACAACACCAAGTACCGCCAGGCGCTGGTCGTCTCGCTGCCGGACAAGGCGGTCACCACCGAGATCGTCACCCCGGCGCAGGGCAGCACCCAGTGGTGGAGCGGCAGCGGTGACAACCTCAAGAACACCCTGACCCGTTCGCTCGACCTGACCGGCACGTCCTCGGCCACGCTGAGCCTCGACGGCTGGTACGACATCGAGAACGGCTACGACTACCTCTACACCGAGGTGTCCACCGACGGCGGCGCCAACTGGACCGCCCTGGACGGCACGGTGGACGGCCGGGCCATCCCCCGCGACGGCTCCGGCAAGCCGGCCCTGACCGGCACGGCCGACGGCTACGGGAAGCTGTCGTACCCGCTCGACGCCTACGCGGGCAAGAAGATCGGCCTGCGTTTCCGCTACCAGACCGACGGCGGGGTGTCCCAGAAGGGCTTCGCGGCCGACGAGATCACGGTTACGGCGGACGGCGGGCCCCTGTTCTCCGACAACGCCGAGTCCGCGGACGCCGGTTGGACGGCTTCCGGCTTCTCCCGCGTCGGCGCGTCCTTCACCAAGGACTACAAGCAGTACTACCTCGCCGAGAACCGGCAGTACGTGTCGTACGACAGGACCCTCAAGTCCGGCCCGTACAACTTCGGTTACCAGAACACCGGCCGTCCCGACTGGGTGGAGCACTACCCGTACCAGAACGGTCTGCTGATCTGGAAGTGGGACACCTCCCAGGCGGACAACAACACCAACGCCGACGCCCACCCGGGCACCGGTCTGATCCTCCCGGTCGACGCCCACCCGAAGGCGCTGCGCTGGTCCGACGGCACACTGCTGCGCAACCGCATGCAGGCCTACGACTCCACGTTCACGCTGGAGCCGACCGACGCGATCACGCTGCACCGGTCGGGCGTCGCGACCAGGATCAAGTCGCAGAAGGGGGTGCCGGTCTTCAACGATCACACCAGCACCTACTACGACCCGGCGAACCCGACCGGTGGCGTGAAGGTCACTGACACCAACACCAAGATCAAGATCATCAAGCAGGCCGGGAACGGCTCGACGATCGAGCTGGAAGTCGGCCACGCGGTGAAGTAG
- a CDS encoding nicotinamidase has product MRRALIVVDVQNDFCEGGSLAVSGGADVAAAITELIGQAAGTGYRHVVATRDHHIAPGGHFADNPDFVRSWPAHCVAGTEGVGFHPNFAPAVASGAVDAVFDKGAYSAAYSGFEGADENGVPLADWLRERRIEEVDVVGIATDHCVRATALDAVREGFRTQVLLDLTAGVSADTTESALEELREAGVELTGKPVVSG; this is encoded by the coding sequence ATGCGCCGCGCCTTGATCGTCGTAGACGTGCAGAACGACTTCTGCGAGGGAGGCAGCCTCGCGGTGTCCGGCGGCGCCGATGTCGCCGCCGCCATCACGGAACTGATCGGCCAGGCGGCCGGTACGGGGTACCGGCACGTGGTCGCCACCCGCGACCACCACATCGCCCCCGGCGGCCACTTCGCCGACAACCCCGACTTCGTCCGCTCCTGGCCCGCGCACTGTGTCGCGGGCACGGAGGGCGTCGGCTTCCACCCGAACTTCGCCCCGGCCGTCGCCTCCGGCGCGGTCGACGCCGTCTTCGACAAGGGGGCGTACTCGGCGGCCTACAGCGGCTTCGAGGGTGCGGACGAGAACGGAGTCCCGCTGGCCGACTGGCTCCGCGAGCGCCGGATCGAGGAGGTCGACGTGGTCGGCATAGCGACCGACCACTGCGTCAGGGCCACCGCCCTGGACGCCGTCCGGGAGGGCTTCCGCACCCAGGTGCTGCTGGACCTCACGGCGGGCGTCTCCGCGGACACGACGGAGAGTGCGCTGGAGGAGCTGAGGGAAGCGGGAGTGGAACTGACGGGCAAGCCGGTGGTCAGCGGTTAG